The genomic segment atcatcattactatcacagagagagagagagagagagagagagagagagagagagagagagagagagaattagcgtAACCAACTTCCTGATTTTTTCTCTGCATGTGGCTGGTGATGTAAGCGTGGCTACGCACCTGAAGCAGGCGAGGAGGCGAGCGTTGAGTGGTAGTGGCAGCTGGTCTGAACTCTGGAAGTGCTCTCGGAAGACCTGCTCCGCCTCCATCATGGCAACCCCGAAGTCTTCACGTGTCTCGGGTGGTGCTACCGCAAGCATCTGTTTCAGGTGGGCAGCGTTGTGGGAGAGGATTCCCGTGTTGGCGGGTAGGTTGCCTGGTGAGGTGGATGAACGTGTGGGAGTCATATCGGCACATAAGTCAAGGAGCTAATTAGGAACAGATATGATTCTAAAAGTTTTACGGTTAGGAGTACCTTGTTATGAGGTAAAGTAGTATTCATACATCTTTCTTATGTCATAAAATTTGTTTGATTTTAGCACCACCTCTTACAGTAGATCCATACAGATTATAAGTGATACACACGTGATATGATATGTGGTATCGTAATACACAATATGTaagcatgtatatatgtatgtacacacacacacacacacacacacacacacacacacacacacacacacacacacacacacacacacacacacacacacacacacacacacacaattcataaTATTTACCTGACAGCATGTAAAATCAGACACAATATGTGGATTTAAATTTTCATGGGATCATCGAACCTACACATACATAGTATATCATTGTTTGCTAAACGATAAATGGAATGATAGAATGTATGCATGTAGGAACCTGGAaaatatcattgtcattattattgtacatAACTGGTCTATCTGTGTTCCAAGGTGTCTATTCGTACCCAACATGTGGCCGAGGAACTGGAAGTAAGCAGCAGTTTTTACTACATCAATGCAATTCAACATATGccctacttcttccttctctttatatgGGTGGCAGGTACTCACAAGGTCTGACGAGGACGACGGAGCCTCCCTGCGGTGTTAGCTCCCGGCGAAGAGCGTGAGAGAAGCCCTCAACTCCCCATTTTGTGGCGGCATAAACTGTCATGTTGGGTACAGCCACTTGACCCGTAGGTGAGGACACTATCACCACCcgacctaaacacacacacacacacacacacacacatacacacacatgcataaaaGAACATGGGAAAAATTaataagacaaatataaatgtaCGTCCATGCAGTTCATTGCAGAAGATTGATATGAAATGAGTTGCGCATAGGAGAGTGACTGGAGTATTTCTCACCTTTATTCCGCCTGAGGGTGGGCAAGAGCACCTTGGTGACTTGGATGAGTCCCAGGAGGTTGACCTCAACCTGGCTAGTCACCATCTCGTTAGTCTGCCACTCGCACTGGGCGTATGTCATCACTGCAGCATTGTTGACGAGACACCACAAGTCTGGGGGAGGAGATGGGTAGCGTGTATTGAGAATCGTACCGTCATTAAAATATTAAGCACAGATGTAATTAACAACAAAGAGTTGCTGATACGCATTAGAGTCCAAGTGAGGACTGGTTGTAAGAATAACATCTCATTGAAACGTAAAGCTTATAAGAAAGAACTGACAATGAAAGTCCCACTGAAGTTTAGTGAAGAACAGATCAACGAAAAGCTATCGTGAATAgacgatctttttttttcttagtcacTTTTGTTTTGACCTAATTAAACAAGCGTGTATGTGCTGACCACATATATCTTAAAGACATCCTTGCTTTATTTTGGTATTTGCGCACTGCATGACCATAGAGCCGAGAATGACCAAAACAAGACGAAGACAAATAGCTGTGgtgggaaaaaggaaacatatcTAATAGAGTTACAAACATATCAACATGTTAGCCTTGAAGGCGTTAAGTCATGGCAAAAGTCTCGTCAATGGGTCTGAACTAAATGGATCTGATAGCAAAGCGCTATGATCAAGTCAGTGGTctaaatcaatcaatatttAGGAACAGACATTTTCTTGTAATAATGCAAACCTTTATCGTCGTCCTTGAGTGATTGCAAAACGGAGAGAAGTTCCTTGAAGGCGTCCTGCTGAAGATGACGCAGGTCCAGCTTCACCACAACCGCCCCTGCCTCACTCAGCCTCCGGGGAGCTTCGCCGTCAGGATCAAGACAGGTGGCCACCACGCTGCAACCCCACTCGAGTGTGTTCAAGGCGACGTTGTAACCGATGCCGCTGTCGCatcccgtcaccaccaccaccttgctaCCCCCATATACCTCCCGTCTTCTTCGCAACCGCCTCCACGAGTGGGCGGCCAGCAACACCATACCAGTTGCCACGCCGCCTGCTGCCCACACCATCATCTGAGGACAACAATTACACGAACAATAGGAAAACACGCagaaaaggcaggaaaagaaaaggaggtaaggTTAACAGACTTCTAGAGGGAACGGAGAATACCCTCCATGCTGAACGACCTCCTTAGATTCATCCTTGAGCTCAAACTGAACGGTTCCTCTGAGCCGCGCTGGCCGTGCCTGTGTTTTGCAAGAGGCAAAGTTCAGGCCAAAGCTTGTGAGCTGTTCTAAATGGTTTTAGTAACGATTGTAAGCAaatgttctgtctgtctgtctgtctctctctctctctctctctctctctctctctctctctctctctctctctctctctctctctctctctctctctctctctctctctctctctctctctctctctcctactactactactactactactgctgttgctgctgctgctgctactggtgataatgataatgatgctacTACGtcgactactactgctgctgctacggctactactatactactgctactactcctactactacttctactactgctactaatactgctactattgctactacatcTACTGCTACAGctccttctactgctgctgctgctactactactactactactactactactactacaattatgaTGATTAGGGAGCTTTAAGGTGAGAAATAAAACTGTGCAAATCCGTTAATCTAAAAATTTCAGTATATAAAAAGTTGAAGCGGAACAGTCAACCAAGGCAATATATATCAagaatgtaaatgaataaactaacaaataatgcaaaaacaaataaatatagataaataaatgctatATGTACATGTTATATGtacatgtacatgtgtgtgtgtgtgtgtgtgtttcactgtttgatctgctgcagtctctgacgtacagccagacgttaccctacggaacgagctcagagcttattatttccgatcttcggataggcctgagaccaggcacacaccacacaccgggacaacaaggtcacaactcctcgatttacatttcactgctaggtgaacaggggctacacgtgaaaggagacacacccaaatatctccacccggccggggaatcgaaccccggtcctctggcttgtgaagccagcgctctaaccactgagctaccgggtgtgtgtgtgtgtgggtttgtctTTCATGGTGCTTGATTATTGCCGTGGCTTCTGTAATGATTATCCTCGCCCACAAGAAAACCGTGATCCCGCAGGCACTCAAATAGCAACACTGGTAGGTTTGTGTGACAATTAGTGCTGCACTAACACAAAAGCATATATATACACCAAGGCAGATACAAATAGCAATATCATGATACAAATGGTCTGGGACGAAGTCCAGTGTTTTTATCACTCATGAACATAGTATACGTAAGGAGTGTTGCCAAGCACATCATGACACTCTATGGCTGACCTTGTAATGCTCGGCCATCCTCTGCCACCACTCCCCTCTGCTCAATAACCAATGGTGTGGCCAAGGTGAAGAGTAGAGCCTGAGGACAAGGGTAGCGTCGACTAGGTGGTGCAGGATGGCTGTAGTCAACACAAAACTGGTTCCTGGCAGAGCGCAGCCTTCCAGCCACCCCTCGTGAAGTTACTGTGTCGACACTGCCCAGGTAGGTGCTTAGAaccctcgtcacacacacacacacacacacacacacacacacacacaccaacatcactactaccaccaccaccaaactcgtataatttctttctgttttcaatGTAAAACACTCCCACTTGTCACTGTAGCCACTGTAAAACTCTCTCACTCTGAAACCACCAAGAAACttactttttttgtatgtatattttcag from the Portunus trituberculatus isolate SZX2019 chromosome 17, ASM1759143v1, whole genome shotgun sequence genome contains:
- the LOC123504956 gene encoding D-beta-hydroxybutyrate dehydrogenase, mitochondrial-like, whose protein sequence is MAEHYKMMVWAAGGVATGMVLLAAHSWRRLRRRREVYGGSKVVVVTGCDSGIGYNVALNTLEWGCSVVATCLDPDGEAPRRLSEAGAVVVKLDLRHLQQDAFKELLSVLQSLKDDDKDLWCLVNNAAVMTYAQCEWQTNEMVTSQVEVNLLGLIQVTKVLLPTLRRNKGRVVIVSSPTGQVAVPNMTVYAATKWGVEGFSHALRRELTPQGGSVVLVRPCNLPANTGILSHNAAHLKQMLAVAPPETREDFGVAMMEAEQVFREHFQSSDQLPLPLNARLLACFRSAIMNQNPCLTYSAAPLPVILSLDLLQLLPHNWVDFLIAKNFYNFILSFAVNK